The Paramisgurnus dabryanus chromosome 17, PD_genome_1.1, whole genome shotgun sequence genome includes the window AACTACTGAATAAGCCAATTTCCAACATCAAGGAACCATCCTTACTTATTCTCTTTGCCAACAAGGTATGTCTAATAAGACTGCATGTTACTGTCAGACAATATTCCTTTTAAATGACAACTACTTTTCAAACCATAACATCTTACAAGGAACTCCTGGTAAGTATCAGCTGTTTTGCAGCACCACCAAAAGTGGTTGACAACATCTTTCAGCCAACTGCTCAAACTGGACTGCCCCTTGACCTGTGAAGCCTGGGGTAGACATAACAGTCATCATTATTAAATAACTCAAATTAGGTAAATCGTCATGCTGAAAATGAAGCCATTGCAATAACAGCTGTTATAACTTACAGCATGGATCCTTTTTGCCAAATTCTTGGCCCCATGCCACATATCCAAGCTGTGCTGCAGCCCAAGGTGTTTGTATTTTCCTTTGTCTTATTTGGAAAAATAACATGAACAATTAGTAAACTAATGGCCCCCAAAGAAAGCTTTTATAATTATACAAGTAACGCACAATTTCAGTGCCAACTTACTCATTAGGGCGGAGATCTGGACATGGGCATCAGTGCAGACCTCCACTAGTCTCACTTCATTCAAAAGACTGTCGACTGTCCGCACAAATGCCTCTCTCTCCATGATCACAGAATTTCGCCCAGTCTCCCTTTTGTCCACAGTGATGACAGAGATTATTTCCCTGGAATCGTTCTCCATGGCAGTGTATGTACAGTACTGGGCGCAATGTCCAGGGCTGTCCATTCTTCCATCCGCTATTCAATTTGTAAAGAAGAATCAATGATTTTCACAGAACATCAAATTGACATATCAACATACTACTGAAGCTAGATGAATAAAACGTGTACATTACCTACTATCACCACATCTTTGTCTTTTAGGCGATGTATTGCCTCAGTCCTCCTCTCCTCCCAAAACTCCTTCACAGTGTCTACACTGTACGTGTCCTGAATTGTGAAAAAGGAACTACGGTCCACCATCCCCATGTTCATAAACTTAAACAGAAGTGAGACTTTCGCGTAGTTGCTTCCTGAGAGTAGGATGTTGTTTGCCAACATGAAGTCCCCTGCCAGCATCCCGTACTTCACAGTGGGCTGTGAGGTCCATCTCCACACAGAGTGGCCAATCGGGCAGGTCTGACAATAAATGGGACACAACTTAGTCTATTTAGCATTATCAAATACAAGCATTGATTGCTTCCACTATGTGGAACTACAACTCTGTAAGGTTAATTGAGTTTCACAAAACCACTGTCAATGTATTAACATTAACCTCCAACACTAATCTACACTTATTTGCAATGTAGTATGATTATAACGCCTACCCATTCCATGATGCTTGCAGTGCCCCTGCGTGTAATGGAAACTTCAAATGGAGGGCGACACTGACACTCCACTTGGGTGACGTCACATGTGTATGGGCACTTTTGGACCGGAAGCACAAGGAATGTGGCAAGCTGCTTTAAACAGACCTCATAAGTGATGGATGCTGGTTTCCCGATTAGGTCATCTTCAGTCATGACATCCAGTGTATCAGGAAAGTCAGGTTGTTCAGGTTGTTCAAGTGGTGGTAAGGTGACTGATGGAGAATGTACATACGGGATGTCATGTACTGTCTCACTGGCATCTATCACAGGCAGATTGTCAAGGCATGGTGGTGCCTGCAATGCTCCACCCAACCTAAAGACATGAAAGATATATTTCACAATTACAGATAGAAAGCCAATcagatgaaaaaaataaaaatgacaaatacaGACAGGGGGCTATCTTGAAGATACTACAGGGACCAGAGGCCCGTTTCAGAGAggaggttaaagggatagttcacccaaaattgaaaattctgtcatcatttcctcaccctcatgttgttacaaacctgtataaatatctttgttctgatgaacacgcctgaagatattttgagaaatgtttgtaaccagtCCGTTCATGGTCCCTATTTGCTTTCATAGTATTCTATTTCCCAACTacggaagtaaatggggtccacaaacggtttggttacaaacattcctctaaatttcttcctttgtgttcatcaaaacaaagatatttatacaggtttgtaacaacatgagggtgagaacatgatgacagaattttcatttttgggttaactCTACCTTTAAGGGAAAACTCAGAGTATGTTAACCCTGAAATGAGGGAAACTCTGGGTTTTCCGTTTCAGAATGAGAGGCATGTCAAACCCGAGACAGCTGGGTAAGTCAAGCCTGTTTCAGAAAAAGAGGTAACTTATACTACGAGTCTGTTTCCAGGGTAACTTACTCTTTGAACCTAACCTGGTCATGAGCAGGTTACATTGTAAACTCAAGAGTCTTTCTCACATCTATAATCTTTATGCGTTTACATATTTCATTGAATGAGTGTCCGACCGACTATGTATTGTCAATAATCTGTGAGGATCTATTGGTAACATACCGAATACAAATACGAGGGACGTAGTCCTCATATTCACTGTCATCTGCTTCAATATTCTCATCATTACGAACACTTTCACTGTCACTCCAATCAATTCTGGCAAATTTGATAGAAAATAATATTGGTTAAAACACAGCAGAAAATCTTGTTACACAATATACAATCGAATCCAGTGTAACTCACAGACTGTTCTTTAGGTCATTTATCTCCTGCTCATTCATGAGCTGGGATTCAGCATCCTGCATGCTCATGTTCTGTAGACTAAAAGAAAACACTTCAGCAGTCACAATCAAAAATTGTTTAAACTACATGTTCAacatcatttattatcattagGCATATTAGGAAGCTTGAGAGGCTTTATCTACCTTTCCTCAAGAACCTCAGAGGCATCCATGGTGCGCTCATCTTCCAGTCTTTCCTCAATAGGCGGCAGGTCCTCTCTGTAAATGGTGTAGttgttttagaccaaaaatgttTCGAAATATGCAATGgtatttgaaattaaaataatgtgGTACTGACCGATTTGAAAGTGTTTCAGATGATGCACATCCAATACTGGAAAGTGACGGTGCAGTCAGGTGGGGCTTCTTCCACGGTCTCTTACTTGGGGTTGAGGTGCAGGGGCCATAATAGCTGAAGAGACAAGCTTTTGTCACAAAAAGGCTAACAAATAAATAACCAATAGTACATTTGCCACAGTGTATAACGTGGGGTAAATTACAAAATGTCGACGTTCAATAACACCAATGGCTATCACAGGGTTGTTTGCAGTCCCattaaaagagtaactaaatAACATTAGCAATGGTCATACAGGGGTGCGTTTTCCAAAAATCATCGTTGCTAACTAAGTTAGGAACTTTGTTGGTTGCAATGCAATTTCCCATTCACAACCAACTAAGTAGGCTACCTTagggcctttttacacctggtcacttgatgtgttttctgtgatcggatagctatctgactgttataaaactgttccatttacatatgcccacataaatgcgtcttggcAAAACGAATATGAATCCGATCTTTTACCCCCGgccaaaatgcaaatacactattTATTACTCCGCCTTAAAAAAGTTAAGATGATGTTTACGCAACAATATgcagcacttactgtatgtttactgtatgttggGCAGGGGACGCGCGTCTCTCCTTGCTCGGCATGAGCTGAAGCACGCACAGCAGGAGAGTGACAGCGCGATGATTTAATGCAGGTCCATGACGGGAAAAACATTCACAAAACTCTCTCTTAAcgttatattttttgtttaatatcatttgagTTTGTCATTAGACTCTTTTATTGATtctataaagttttttttacccgCTGTCATCACTCCATAAAGCAATAGGCGTGtcatctttgtttgtttgtcgcTCTTCCAGCTTACTTGCGAGTGACGTGTTTACGTTTGGGAGGAGTAAAGTGCAACGTATGTGGTTTCATCAACCAGATGCATTTAAACTTCTCTGAAATGCGTCCCAGACCACCTCCTGAAGTGGTTTGAGCGATcggatttaaatccgtctcgaAATCGTTTCAGAGGGCATTTACACCTGGTCTTTTTACGATCAGAAGTGTAAATGCATCTGGTTGATGAAACCACATACGTCGCGCTTTACTCCTCCCAAACGTAAACACGGCACTCGCAAGTAAGCTGGAAGAGcgccaaacaaacaaagacgacacgcTTATTGCTTTATGGAGTGATGACAGCGGGCAAAAAAGCTTCCTAGAATCAATAAAAGAGTCTAATGACAAACTCAAAtgataataaacaaagaaatataacTTTAAGAGAGAGTTTTGTGAATGCTTTTCCCGTCATGGACCTGCATTAAATCATCGCGCTGTCACTGTCCTGCTGCGCTGTACTGCGAGCTTCAGCTCATGAGCACGGAGACGCGCGTCCCCtgcccaacatacagtacaacatacagtaagtgctgcATATTGTTGCGTAAACGTCATCTTACGTTTTTTAAGGCGAAGTAGTAaatagtgtatttgcattttggaCGGGGCTAAAAGATCGGATTCATATTCGTTTTGCCAAgatttatgtggccaaatgtaaatgaaacagtttaaacaaatcagatagctatccgatcagagaaaacacatgaagtgaccaggtgtaaaaaggccctAACAGATGCTTTTTGGAAACGCACCCCAGGTTGCGGTAACGTTATGTAGTCCACAGTATACGCAAATAACGAACGAAGAATAATTTTTACCGAGGTAACGTTAGTTTACTATCTCAATTACGTTTCACATTTCTCAATTCCGTTTCACATTGCGTCTCAGCATAATGACAGAGAGACAAACGGGCTCTAATAATGCATTGCCTCCTCCATATGCGCAAACGTAACGTTACGATGCACAAACATGCATAACTTTGTTCGACTGTCGTGGACATTTGAAAACTCCATTAACAGTAAGTACAAGTAGCCAAACATAGATGAACCTTACCTGTCCAGGAGAAAATTAGCAACGTTGGCGTCTGTCTTCAAATTGTTCTCCGTTTTCAGCAGTCTCCATCTTTCAAATGCATCTCCAATACAAATCCTTGTTTTATTTCGGACTTTGTCACGACTTATTTCGCTTCCATACCGAGGTCTTTTAGGTTTCGTAACGGTAACGTTAAACATTTTCTATCTGACACGTTCGTAACTTAGCTGCACCTGTGGACGCTAAAGCAGAGCTGGCAACCTGTATGCCGAAACACTAATGACTTCGTGATTGGTTGATAGATGGAGGGTGGCGCATCAGGccaaaacacaaaatgacaacataaacatcagttgagggctgcaactccactttttaaatgacaatatcctggccggaccactgttgtcattgatataaatatttgaaatgaacatgatttcttaatgtctagtgacatatgagagccattttatgattaattgatattaatttcttacatactgttcctttaagtattgCACGAGAGAGGCATTAATTTATATTATCTGGCAATGAACACTTAAGTCCTCTTTCACAAAATGGCGTCCGCTGGCCTGCTTTGATGCTACCCAAGAGCCATTATTTACACTCCTGTCTACATTGTGTTATTTTCTCAGCAGGACACAAATGGTGAATTTTTGAACAGCTCACTGAAGGAAAGAATATTGGAGAATAATGACTTCATCTTCAGTCTATGGTTTCGTAAGGCTTGAAATATAGCATGCAAGTCATATTGGCTACTCTTGTGAAGGCGCGGAGCTATGGGCGGGCCTGGGCCCGCCCAGATTGACAGCTGGCCCGCCCaatcagaaatgtaaaaaatactACTCTGTATAGTTAGACATGTATACTACTTTATGTGGTGTAATTTATCTATTGCATGTTATGTTAATaacagtaaaattataagtaagcctgataactatttaaaaactattaaaGCAGTTGAGTGTTGCGTTATAATGAAATATTCCAAAGCAGCTTTCAGCCATGATCACTTTGAGAACTTTTTTTGCAAGCAAGTAGAAAacgtattttgaataacaacaCGTTATAAATATGTGCTGCGCGCTTTCCTCTcaataacataaacacacaacaaatatgacagcggggtaaaaaatagaaagaaaaCATCTGATCATAGTGATGTTGTTTGATATAGCGATATAGCAGCACTATAAGTCACGCCACGTTTATTGCTACACTTTATACAATATAGCCTATTGCTTTTAAGCAACAAATAGCCTATCATAACAACCTATAAGCCTACTGTGTAATTGAGACATTAAtttaagaaatgcattaaagcaGAAAGACGTAGGCTGCGGAAATATAGTGGGTTCACTTCAATCCACACCACAGACGTTCTTGGTTTGCTTCCTATTTATTAAATCGAGGCAATTGTTTGATCAAACATTGATTaatattaagatacaatttatacaaaacgaaattcactttaaagagagTCTTTCTACAAAACAAATCTCGCAAAATCGCTTGCCCGACGTCCATTACGGGCTTTGGCGAATTCCTGTCGgtctaaaaaaaaatgatgcgcCTTGGCCGTCGGGCGgaggaaaaaatattgtaatgtgtttgcattctctcagatttagttaggtaattatgttgtatgtaattcggcgtcaTCTTGTTAGCCATTACTATCCTcactaacaagtgaaactgtcagaaaatgaagtgaaagcatgAAATCCATTATTCCTTTCGTTCACGTCTGATATGCGCGCTCCTCGGCTCCGCTCTTCACGAGTAGGCTTGCTCTTGTGCTCatcaaaaagtatattaaatgtttatttatttgtcatttcgtttaaccccagagtctaacattattctagcaattccctttttctttatttatttagtaagttaacttaaatatgtgagaacgaaaatatatttttagtgatttgcatgaagagaatatgatgttagaagcttcattttaagcatttagtaGCCGTATTTATTTAAACACTTTAATAGGTTAATTAAAAAAGTATAAGGTTTTTTTGGGTTCATTTATATTTCCTGTCACTGTGTGCAGGTTCTTTTTTGTAGGCTATGAGAgcccaatatttttttttaccaaaaaggcTTAATAAATGTCACGTTGCATTACAATTTAAAGTATCaataatgtcaaaaatgtgacgtgcagttcgggtgtgtgtgtatgctgttTAAATTAGTGTTCTGAAGTTTTGACGAATTTTATAGACTTGTTATAGTTTCTTATTCAAAAGTGACACCCATAGATTCAGGCCCACCCGGACTTAATCCATGCCCACCCATATGTCACGTTCTGCATCCGCCACTGCTCTTGTGGTTTATTTTTTGTCCCTTTTGGAGTTTGACAAATGTGGTCATTATGAACGTTTGCTGTATGGTAGCAGGTAgaattttcaaaataaaaaaaacagcatgaaAGTATATAAGGTTGGTGAATAATGACAGGATTTTGGGGGCTGCACAAACGGTGCAGAATAATATACATTCATCAAGTTTAATCTTTGAATTAGGGATCTGCCAAACCCTGAATAAAGACACATTTTCAGATAAAGTGTACAATAATATCAGTTAACTGATGTAGGCACTCACGGCTGGGCTCCTATCTCTCGTAGATGGTAGAAAAGCTGAGGAAGTTGAGTCTGCAGTAATCTCTCAAACTGCAGGCACAGAGACACTAAACCCTGACGAACAGCACACATTGACATACAGATTAGGTGAGGTCAAAAGCTTCATTTCAACAGAAAAGCAATAACCATACATGTTGGATCACACACTTACAGACGGGTGTGAGGATATCGAATGCAGTCTGAAAAAGTAGCGAATGTACAACTCCCTGAACACACTGTACAACTTGGACGGTTCGTTGTATAGGAAACACAGAGGGGCCACTGCGGTAGACATACAGTACAGAAAGGAAAAAATGTAGATTATACAGGTATGTGAGATTATGGGATGCATTCTTATAAACTTACCATACATTGAAAAGCCATCGAATGGGATGACACCTGTGGGACAGAGatgtagtattttataacaTGAATTACATTTGAAGTAGCAcatgtatatttgtagcaaaagacaaataaacaggtcaaaattatacatttttcttatgtaccataaagatattttgtaaatttcctacagtaaatatatcaaaactttatttttgtgggTGGATGCAGTGGCTAATGAATTATTTTGACAACTttaaaaggcgattttctcaatattttgaaatattgtccTACTcttacaaaccatacatcaatggaaagctatTTACTCCACATTCAgataatgtaaacatttagattaaaaaaatttgaCCCTTTTGCAGGTCACATATCTGCATTAAACAGACTTACAAGCAATACATTTCTTTGCACACAGTTATTTGCTGATGCTGCTAATCATTTAAGAATCAACCatttgcgtgtttgcaaacagagatgacatTTTTTGTGGGTGGCAGAAAGTGACAGCTCTGCAGTAGtggtgtgaagtgttttagcgttAAACTGTGATTGTTATGGTCGCAGTGTTCTGTCGAACTTCTAAGTCTGTTTTccttatgtttccctttagtgcaatgtttcttatagcattttaatcacattaagtttacttttttagataaattaaaagtttaaatggcttggccaCTGATATATGtgcgtgtatgtaatgtatatgtattgttctttattggtaaatcaattatttttactgtatgaatcgctaaagtataaaagtaatactatcatgtattctatacaataccatttattaaatatttcatcattttcctgttttctattatttctgccttatatttatagcctacgtgtttgttctaaaactattatgtttacatacaaattaatatgcataggcctgtttatatattaataacactttacatcgtgtgtgtgtgtgtgctttatttatatatttattaagtaattttatcacaaacaggaagaagacataggctaagatataaggTAAAAAGTAATCATAGAAAAcggaaaaattatgaaatatttaattaatgctgatattattgctttattattattatttcagtaTAATCCCTTCAAATTTTAAATCTTTCGAAATAAATTATAATGGAAagtgataaaaatgctataagaaacacatagtGGGAACAGAATTCGACAGAACACCAGACATCTTCTCTAATTTCTAttcaaattattaaaagatttccagatgatttcatcgctccagtctgtccgtttaagggcttattgcagCCATAAAACTCTAcatttatcttcaaatggtgtcttcgacgacAGTATTCTATAAAAATTAAGGCCATCTTTTTTTGGCATTCCTTTTCagacactcaacagcacaacaagacattttctagtgagttatcttacccgttttactcgtgacatGATGTCTACTCGCAAAAGTGTCTCGAAAGAAACAGAGTAAAACCTGTAGTGAGAAACAATGCACAAATAAGTGCCAAAACATTTCACATACATTTCTATCACACAGCATGTTAATTGCCAAATACAATCCTTGCAACACATTGTACCATTGTATTGAATAGCATTTCAGTTAAACAACATTAatatctgtgaaatccaggtacCACCCTAGATTTTTTTCCTAACAGTGTAATACCACAGTGTAAGAACACATTGGCAACCATCCTTATATTACAGCAGCCTTTATCACTtatatcagtggttctcaaactttttcagcgtgcggccccctttgtgtacagtgcattccttcgcggcccctcCACAGaacatttatgacaaaaaacagttctaaaacttcacattttaattaaacaaaacattaaattatacaaagtagtgctgccttattttttttaggtttaatttcacagaatacatgataaattaatgtattttataaaatgtcataaaactggggcccccctggcaccatttCAAGGCCCCttgggggccccggaccccagtttgagaaccactgacttaTATTACCAAAGTCACAATAGTGTGTAGGTGTAACTTCTGTATAATAGGGTGAAAAATCAACAAAGAATCAGTTTTCAACAAACCACATAGTTTTTGAAATTGCTAAACTGCTCAAAGAGTCCACACTAAACCAATATTGACAAGCAACCTGGCTTCTTTTATCACCTCACACCTGCAACCCACATAACGtttcaaaaatgacaacataCTGTTCTCCCGTGAAACCCAAACCACTTGgctttttgtttatatttcagCCAAATTCAGGGAAACTAATGCTTGTGTCCAGGAGAACAAGCCAAAATGCCTACAACACCAATTTAAAAAATCTGAGTGTTGTGTATAATCCTT containing:
- the LOC135735398 gene encoding uncharacterized protein isoform X1, with product MITHMFLQICLRVSTFTLERKDITHYEQLKARVIHHDLLVDKLIYKDVKLKACNDDYYFVFEDYLYQVLLCFFRDTFASRHHVTSKTGVIPFDGFSMYVAPLCFLYNEPSKLYSVFRELYIRYFFRLHSISSHPSGLVSLCLQFERLLQTQLPQLFYHLREIGAQPYYGPCTSTPSKRPWKKPHLTAPSLSSIGCASSETLSNREDLPPIEERLEDERTMDASEVLEESLQNMSMQDAESQLMNEQEINDLKNSLIDWSDSESVRNDENIEADDSEYEDYVPRICIRLGGALQAPPCLDNLPVIDASETVHDIPYVHSPSVTLPPLEQPEQPDFPDTLDVMTEDDLIGKPASITYEVCLKQLATFLVLPVQKCPYTCDVTQVECQCRPPFEVSITRRGTASIMEWTCPIGHSVWRWTSQPTVKYGMLAGDFMLANNILLSGSNYAKVSLLFKFMNMGMVDRSSFFTIQDTYSVDTVKEFWEERRTEAIHRLKDKDVVIVADGRMDSPGHCAQYCTYTAMENDSREIISVITVDKRETGRNSVIMEREAFVRTVDSLLNEVRLVEVCTDAHVQISALMNKGKYKHLGLQHSLDMWHGAKNLAKRIHAASQVKGQSSLSSWLKDVVNHFWWCCKTADTYQEFLELWLGLLHHVTNEHSWVLGGCQHADLESGGTQQWLERGSRAHEALKSIVRNKRWLNEVHKYLNFRSTADLESFQNHILMYASKRTAFSPPVFEARMLLAAMDYNYHKDRPEFCKSDGSKLYRRLYKKNARRYMLYTVKVSKTYGYIPELQARILQKRLVGKGMPRRRTLRPDDPRRYGPLPPVPAPAIEELLHTQVRRGLVSAFRTEDP
- the LOC135735398 gene encoding uncharacterized protein isoform X2, producing the protein MITHMFLQICLRVSTFTLERKDVKLKACNDDYYFVFEDYLYQVLLCFFRDTFASRHHVTSKTGVIPFDGFSMYVAPLCFLYNEPSKLYSVFRELYIRYFFRLHSISSHPSGLVSLCLQFERLLQTQLPQLFYHLREIGAQPYYGPCTSTPSKRPWKKPHLTAPSLSSIGCASSETLSNREDLPPIEERLEDERTMDASEVLEESLQNMSMQDAESQLMNEQEINDLKNSLIDWSDSESVRNDENIEADDSEYEDYVPRICIRLGGALQAPPCLDNLPVIDASETVHDIPYVHSPSVTLPPLEQPEQPDFPDTLDVMTEDDLIGKPASITYEVCLKQLATFLVLPVQKCPYTCDVTQVECQCRPPFEVSITRRGTASIMEWTCPIGHSVWRWTSQPTVKYGMLAGDFMLANNILLSGSNYAKVSLLFKFMNMGMVDRSSFFTIQDTYSVDTVKEFWEERRTEAIHRLKDKDVVIVADGRMDSPGHCAQYCTYTAMENDSREIISVITVDKRETGRNSVIMEREAFVRTVDSLLNEVRLVEVCTDAHVQISALMNKGKYKHLGLQHSLDMWHGAKNLAKRIHAASQVKGQSSLSSWLKDVVNHFWWCCKTADTYQEFLELWLGLLHHVTNEHSWVLGGCQHADLESGGTQQWLERGSRAHEALKSIVRNKRWLNEVHKYLNFRSTADLESFQNHILMYASKRTAFSPPVFEARMLLAAMDYNYHKDRPEFCKSDGSKLYRRLYKKNARRYMLYTVKVSKTYGYIPELQARILQKRLVGKGMPRRRTLRPDDPRRYGPLPPVPAPAIEELLHTQVRRGLVSAFRTEDP
- the LOC135735398 gene encoding uncharacterized protein isoform X4, coding for MMIITSCSRTIYIRFYSVSFETLLRVDIMSRVKRVSSHSMAFQLAPLCFLYNEPSKLYSVFRELYIRYFFRLHSISSHPSGLVSLCLQFERLLQTQLPQLFYHLREIGAQPYYGPCTSTPSKRPWKKPHLTAPSLSSIGCASSETLSNREDLPPIEERLEDERTMDASEVLEESLQNMSMQDAESQLMNEQEINDLKNSLIDWSDSESVRNDENIEADDSEYEDYVPRICIRLGGALQAPPCLDNLPVIDASETVHDIPYVHSPSVTLPPLEQPEQPDFPDTLDVMTEDDLIGKPASITYEVCLKQLATFLVLPVQKCPYTCDVTQVECQCRPPFEVSITRRGTASIMEWTCPIGHSVWRWTSQPTVKYGMLAGDFMLANNILLSGSNYAKVSLLFKFMNMGMVDRSSFFTIQDTYSVDTVKEFWEERRTEAIHRLKDKDVVIVADGRMDSPGHCAQYCTYTAMENDSREIISVITVDKRETGRNSVIMEREAFVRTVDSLLNEVRLVEVCTDAHVQISALMNKGKYKHLGLQHSLDMWHGAKNLAKRIHAASQVKGQSSLSSWLKDVVNHFWWCCKTADTYQEFLELWLGLLHHVTNEHSWVLGGCQHADLESGGTQQWLERGSRAHEALKSIVRNKRWLNEVHKYLNFRSTADLESFQNHILMYASKRTAFSPPVFEARMLLAAMDYNYHKDRPEFCKSDGSKLYRRLYKKNARRYMLYTVKVSKTYGYIPELQARILQKRLVGKGMPRRRTLRPDDPRRYGPLPPVPAPAIEELLHTQVRRGLVSAFRTEDP
- the LOC135735398 gene encoding uncharacterized protein isoform X3; translated protein: MREMYPELGFSYGQLGIDDHTHVSPDLFESEHIHIGKKGVIPFDGFSMYVAPLCFLYNEPSKLYSVFRELYIRYFFRLHSISSHPSGLVSLCLQFERLLQTQLPQLFYHLREIGAQPYYGPCTSTPSKRPWKKPHLTAPSLSSIGCASSETLSNREDLPPIEERLEDERTMDASEVLEESLQNMSMQDAESQLMNEQEINDLKNSLIDWSDSESVRNDENIEADDSEYEDYVPRICIRLGGALQAPPCLDNLPVIDASETVHDIPYVHSPSVTLPPLEQPEQPDFPDTLDVMTEDDLIGKPASITYEVCLKQLATFLVLPVQKCPYTCDVTQVECQCRPPFEVSITRRGTASIMEWTCPIGHSVWRWTSQPTVKYGMLAGDFMLANNILLSGSNYAKVSLLFKFMNMGMVDRSSFFTIQDTYSVDTVKEFWEERRTEAIHRLKDKDVVIVADGRMDSPGHCAQYCTYTAMENDSREIISVITVDKRETGRNSVIMEREAFVRTVDSLLNEVRLVEVCTDAHVQISALMNKGKYKHLGLQHSLDMWHGAKNLAKRIHAASQVKGQSSLSSWLKDVVNHFWWCCKTADTYQEFLELWLGLLHHVTNEHSWVLGGCQHADLESGGTQQWLERGSRAHEALKSIVRNKRWLNEVHKYLNFRSTADLESFQNHILMYASKRTAFSPPVFEARMLLAAMDYNYHKDRPEFCKSDGSKLYRRLYKKNARRYMLYTVKVSKTYGYIPELQARILQKRLVGKGMPRRRTLRPDDPRRYGPLPPVPAPAIEELLHTQVRRGLVSAFRTEDP
- the LOC135735398 gene encoding uncharacterized protein isoform X5; the encoded protein is MITHMFLQICLRVSTFTLERKVSSHSMAFQLAPLCFLYNEPSKLYSVFRELYIRYFFRLHSISSHPSGLVSLCLQFERLLQTQLPQLFYHLREIGAQPYYGPCTSTPSKRPWKKPHLTAPSLSSIGCASSETLSNREDLPPIEERLEDERTMDASEVLEESLQNMSMQDAESQLMNEQEINDLKNSLIDWSDSESVRNDENIEADDSEYEDYVPRICIRLGGALQAPPCLDNLPVIDASETVHDIPYVHSPSVTLPPLEQPEQPDFPDTLDVMTEDDLIGKPASITYEVCLKQLATFLVLPVQKCPYTCDVTQVECQCRPPFEVSITRRGTASIMEWTCPIGHSVWRWTSQPTVKYGMLAGDFMLANNILLSGSNYAKVSLLFKFMNMGMVDRSSFFTIQDTYSVDTVKEFWEERRTEAIHRLKDKDVVIVADGRMDSPGHCAQYCTYTAMENDSREIISVITVDKRETGRNSVIMEREAFVRTVDSLLNEVRLVEVCTDAHVQISALMNKGKYKHLGLQHSLDMWHGAKNLAKRIHAASQVKGQSSLSSWLKDVVNHFWWCCKTADTYQEFLELWLGLLHHVTNEHSWVLGGCQHADLESGGTQQWLERGSRAHEALKSIVRNKRWLNEVHKYLNFRSTADLESFQNHILMYASKRTAFSPPVFEARMLLAAMDYNYHKDRPEFCKSDGSKLYRRLYKKNARRYMLYTVKVSKTYGYIPELQARILQKRLVGKGMPRRRTLRPDDPRRYGPLPPVPAPAIEELLHTQVRRGLVSAFRTEDP